One window from the genome of Alnus glutinosa chromosome 13, dhAlnGlut1.1, whole genome shotgun sequence encodes:
- the LOC133853957 gene encoding receptor-like protein 56, translating to METSCFAKNVIFVWALAFIASSPLACVKAAGCTKERQTRALLEIKNATNASSLAGWDGRNCCKGYRIECGGIAGGVSGIYLEGHDYDSSRSTWYPNVTLFTLFDELEILVLSNMQIGGSLEAFCELKRLKYLRSLDLTGNRLEGVIPSCLGMIGNLEVLYLSNNRLYGNLPPSIFSNQSKIEYFDVSANQLDGVLSFSTFANASSLKYLDLSSNCNLEIETESRSWVPTFQLTSLNLANCSLNKKNGHVFPSFITTQDSLEWLDLSHNLIEGNIPCQLLFNTSIISLSLRSNKIDGSLFLGCFANRTSSLQFFDMSSNNVKGSLPENIGHLLPLLYDVDMSSNALEGIIPWSFGNLSFEALDLSNNKLSGTIPQSLTTNGTRLVYLNLSNNTLEGEMLPRDANMTSLECLQLGGNQFQGMISPAISNSPFLLILDIRNNNLSGNIPKWLYDHPSLVQVLLSRNHFEGHLLRRMCQMESLQVFDISDNHISGGIPSCLDNITFWKKNFSNSFLEKGPLFSLAHPTGVEPEFEIKTDLRVKHEVHAYKGIPLSIMTIIDMSSNQLTGNIPFEMGELSQLRSLNLSNNFLTGSIPNSFQNLKNMESLDLSHNKLSGRIPFEFVEMTSLSVFSVAYNNLFGRVPFERQFSTFESQCYNGNPDLCGDPLPRNCSTTNQLEPGHEEEKEETRIIDSPLFFYAFVAVSYAFGFWVFFGILIIKKNWRHIYFRAIDRIIESCFEMFYR from the exons ATGGAGACTTCTTGCTTTgctaaaaatgtcatttttgtttGGGCTTTGGCTTTCATCGCTTCATCCCCTTTGGCTTGTGTTAAAGCAGCTGGATGCACCAAAGAACGACAGACGAGAGCTCTCTTGGAGATCAAGAACGCCACAAATGCTTCTTCCCTTGCGGGCTGGGACGGAAGGAATTGTTGTAAAGGGTACAGAATTGAATGTGGAGGTATTGCTGGAGGAGTTAGCGGAATATATTTGGAAGGTCATGACTACGATTCATCAAGAAGTACATGGTATCCAAATGTAACCTTGTTCACCTTATTTGATGAACTCGAAATACTAGTACTGTCTAACATGCAAATTGGAGGAAGCCTTGAAG CTTTTTGCGAACTGAAGCGATTAAAATATCTACGGTCTTTGGATCTTACGGGTAATAGACTGGAAGGCGTTATTCCCTCTTGTCTTGGGATGATTGGAAACCTTGAAGTACTTTATCTATCAAATAATCGTCTTTATGGTAATCTACCTCCATCAATATTCTCCAACCAAAGCAAGATTGAGTATTTCGATGTTTCGGCCAATCAATTAGATggggttttatcattttctactttTGCCAATGCTTCAAGTCTCAAGTACCTTGATCTTTCAAGCAACTGCAATTTGGAAATTGAAACCGAATCTCGCTCGTGGGTTCCAACCTTTCAACTAACTTCTTTGAACTTGGCAAATTGCAGCCTCAACAAGAAGAATGGTCACGTTTTCCCAAGCTTCATCACCACCCAAGATTCCTTGGAATGGCTAGACTTGTCTCACAACTTAATAGAGGGAAACATACCTTGTCAGTTGCTATTCAACACGAGTATCATAAGTTTATCCTTGAGAAGTAACAAAATTGATGgttctctttttcttggttGCTTTGCTAATCGAACTTCATCACTTCAATTCTTCGACATGTCAAGTAATAATGTCAAAGGTTCTCTTCCCGAAAATATTGGACATCTTCTTCCACTCTTATACGATGTTGACATGTCCTCAAATGCATTAGAGGGCATCATTCCTTGGTCTTTTGGTAATCTATCTTTTGAAGCATTAGACCTTTCTAATAACAAGCTCTCAGGGACAATACCGCAAAGTTTGACTACAAATGGCACCCGACTGGTATATCTAAATCTATCAAACAATACATTGGAAGGAGAAATGCTCCCAAGGGACGCCAACATGACAAGCTTGGAGTGCTTGCAACTCGGCGGCAATCAATTTCAAGGAATGATCTCACCCGCAATATCAAACAGCCCCTTTCTGCTAATCCTAGATATTCGAAACAATAACTTGTCTGGTAATATTCCAAAGTGGTTGTATGATCATCCTAGCTTGGTGCAAGTTCTTTTAAGTAGAAATCACTTTGAAGGTCACCTACTCCGAAGAATGTGTCAAATGGAAAGTTTGCAAGTTTTCGATATCTCTGATAATCATATTTCGGGAGGTATTCCCTCCTGCCTTGATAACATTACATTCTGGAAGAAGAATTTCTCAAACTCTTTCTTGGAAAAGGGTCCACTGTTTTCCCTGGCACATCCAACGGGAGTAGAGCCTGAATTCGAAATTAAAACGgacttgcgagtaaaacatgAGGTACATGCTTACAAAGGTATCCCACTCTCAATAATGACTATAATTGACATGTCATCAAACCAATTGACAGGTAACATTCCTTTTGAAATGGGAGAATTGTCGCAGCTTCGGTCCTTGAACTTGTCGAATAATTTTCTAACAGGCTCCATTCCAAATTCTTTTCAAAACTTGAAAAACATGGAGAGCTTGGATCTTTCCCACAACAAGTTGAGTGGGAGAATCCCTTTTGAATTTGTTGAAATGACTTCTCTATCAGTATTTAGTGTTGCCTATAACAATCTTTTTGGAAGAGTCCCATTTGAGCGTCAGTTCTCAACTTTCGAGTCGCAATGCTATAATGGAAATCCAGATTTATGTGGAGACCCTCTGCCGAGAAACTGCTCAACTACAAACCAACTTGAACCTGGAcatgaggaagaaaaggaagagactAGAATAATCGATAGCCCTTTATTCTTCTATGCATTTGTTGCTGTCTCTTATGCATTcggattttgggttttctttgggatcctaatcattaaaaagaattggAGGCATATTTATTTTAGAGCTATTGACAGAATTATTGAGTCATGTTTTGAAATGTTCTATCGGTGA